The Ornithodoros turicata isolate Travis chromosome 7, ASM3712646v1, whole genome shotgun sequence genome includes a region encoding these proteins:
- the LOC135401452 gene encoding adenosine receptor A2b-like, producing the protein MAMTSPGPIILLNNTDSWPQAEASKLPEPLRSDWDSPGQVAIAALLVFLLSPLILCTNSLLLLSIYRFKRLRTPSNLFLLSLFSADFGIGLLLPVGLYFEFSRSAIRCPALCVFPYCILTQLSGVGMLSSAAVALDRCTSLALPLTYNNLITHRTASRTVAFIWTYSFAVASAPMLFLCLLPPSRAFCSFRMVSVPARAILVCSLYLPCLLVMVSSYCYVYVVARRHARAIYSVEGSLPPEIHRHYGWTLAITVGCFVLLWTPVTVYTVADSVTLNAFGGNTSFYLGLAGLSSSSVNPLLYGFRNTEFRIALLRMLKELLPRMSRDILGGSSAGLRRSQYGTASTLRPGCASTTAAPLETECSACTRTVVMMDLRPVSYV; encoded by the coding sequence GATGACCTCACCAGGTCCCATCATCCTTCTGAACAACACGGACTCTTGGCCGCAAGCCGAAGCGAGTAAACTACCCGAACCTTTACGGTCTGACTGGGACAGTCCTGGACAGGTGGCCATCGCCGCTCTACTAGTCTTTCTCCTCTCCCCTCTTATCCTCTGCACCAACTCCCTTCTCCTCTTATCCATATACCGCTTTAAGCGCCTTCGCACACCGAGCAACCTTTTCCTCCTGTCCCTGTTTTCCGCCGACTTTGGCATCGGCCTTCTTCTTCCCGTTGGTCTCTACTTTGAGTTCTCACGATCAGCGATCCGATGTCCCGCTCTCTGTGTCTTCCCCTACTGTATCCTGACTCAACTGAGCGGCGTGGGCATGCTAAGTTCTGCCGCAGTCGCCCTGGACCGCTGCACATCTCTGGCCCTGCCTCTGACGTACAACAACCTCATCACACACCGCACTGCATCCAGGACAGTGGCATTCATCTGGACCTATTCCTTCGCCGTAGCCAGTGCTCCAATGTTGTTCCTGTGCCTCCTGCCACCTTCCAGAGCGTTCTGCAGCTTCCGCATGGTGTCGGTACCTGCTCGCGCCATCTTAGTGTGTTCTCTTTACCTTCCGTGTCTCCTTGTCATGGTCTCAAGTTACTGTTACGTCTACGTTGTTGCAAGAAGACACGCGAGAGCAATCTACTCCGTCGAAGGATCCTTGCCTCCAGAGATCCACAGACATTACGGATGGACACTGGCGATCACCGTCGGCTGTTTCGTGCTCCTTTGGACTCCAGTGACCGTTTACACAGTCGCAGACTCTGTGACGTTGAACGCTTTCGGCGGCAACACGTCATTTTACTTAGGCTTAGCTGGACTGTCCAGCAGCTCTGTGAACCCCCTGCTGTACGGCTTCAGGAACACTGAGTTTCGCATAGCCCTTCTTCGTATGCTCAAGGAATTACTGCCGCGTATGTCGCGGGATATTCTTGGTGGCAGTTCCGCTGGGCTGAGGCGAAGTCAGTATGGCACGGCGTCGACGCTGCGACCTGGATGTGCGAGCACTACTGCTGCTCCGTTAGAAACCGAATGCTCGGCATGCACGCGAACAGTGGTCATGATGGACCTACGACCCGTGAGCTACGTCTGA